A single genomic interval of Candidatus Delongbacteria bacterium harbors:
- a CDS encoding choice-of-anchor J domain-containing protein: MSIKRKLMTLATVLASAISLFADQSHFVETLSGDNPGMIPTCASTYAYSWSSILLTQNELGSEKTLTELSFYGMNDIGDPLTLPNQKIYLSHVSYSSFPTGAYNWSFQYPNPVNNPDFELVYDGSIVYNQGWINIDIDDFDYNGSDNLVVHFESAQGIQNYSVKFRSRENLGTEVRAIRNGADTYIPTTEGYQDYPASLVDMRVYYDGNGPATPINPMPENGSSLVSVTSDFNFTLDNNASTYDIFMGSDIENLELLSSSIPAVSGVNTYAFEGNLPSNTELFWRVDVKNSTGDITEGIIWSFSTEMIVSEYPFLEGFENNPGGYSGEPFPPQGWYKNYGDFDGWIPYDDDSWSSTYTNAHTGHVSAYVRPYGINASTGSPVLITPKFQLPANSRISFWWCDNDYIPSQNTGKVSGKDITYFEISNNDGATWTVLDSLSSETPMEDYVKSTNLLSAYSNQQVFFRWRYEVLEQTGSKYTFIDDIEVEMLEGGVGELVFETDSLFFPSVYEGMSITMPLVVENAGTADVFVSGASVEPPFYCNYTGTISVGNSDTLNITFSPEGAGNFIKTLNIANNGVNNSIDIPMIGSAKEKYDFLSEDFEGSTNLPDDWNTIVVNDSSYSFLSRIFVSPYQVDAHSGTKSIKMLFGDDQDADLIFVTPAMKGFETRTLEFWAKSGMAQSNQIVVGLLSDLSTENFTPIETFTLSDSYEKITLNITDGSAGPYIGFKFVNNTFSYPSIFIDDVTFMETQPVPPNATTLVQPLDESIDNLLSSNLEWSVPLGSPEGYKVYLGTDNPPSNILNGIVIEDAYEVEYSMSGLINFGTEYFWRIVPFNIHGDAINCPIWSFTTMNEVIVSEYPWIENFDDVPNTAFPENKGWCYETYSQFEFFTWMVFHNNDTYPNMAHSAPAYMNYPTWLTYASDTWLFSPAFEMVEGGTYSISFWQKCPDTAGTNAAESIEVKWGTSPTRDAMSNDELYIETQMDSRNWENVTITFSPEQTGKHYFSFHVFSPAMQDMYIIDDIQIAEIVGVNEVLPEKFSVKQNYPNPFNPETTISFDLPTDGLVNISIMNINGQLVKTLINENMKAGASKAVLWNGTDNFGKLVSSGVYFYITSYGKEKIVRKMILSK, translated from the coding sequence ATGTCGATCAAAAGAAAACTAATGACTCTGGCAACAGTACTGGCATCAGCAATATCACTTTTTGCTGATCAGAGTCATTTTGTGGAAACACTTTCTGGTGATAATCCCGGAATGATTCCAACATGTGCATCAACGTATGCTTATTCATGGAGCTCAATATTGCTTACTCAGAATGAACTGGGTAGTGAAAAAACATTAACAGAACTATCATTTTATGGAATGAATGATATTGGCGATCCTTTAACATTGCCAAACCAGAAGATCTATCTTTCACATGTTAGTTATAGTTCATTTCCTACTGGTGCATATAATTGGAGTTTCCAATATCCAAATCCAGTGAATAACCCAGATTTTGAACTTGTTTATGACGGTTCAATTGTATACAATCAGGGATGGATCAATATAGATATAGATGATTTCGACTATAATGGTAGTGATAATCTTGTTGTACATTTTGAAAGTGCTCAAGGAATTCAAAATTATAGTGTAAAATTTAGATCCAGAGAGAATTTAGGAACAGAAGTAAGAGCTATAAGAAATGGAGCAGACACTTATATTCCAACAACAGAAGGATATCAGGATTATCCAGCTTCTTTAGTGGATATGAGAGTTTATTATGATGGCAATGGACCTGCTACACCGATAAATCCAATGCCAGAAAATGGAAGCTCATTAGTCTCAGTTACATCAGATTTTAATTTTACATTAGATAATAATGCTTCAACTTACGATATTTTCATGGGTTCTGATATTGAAAATTTAGAGCTATTATCTTCAAGTATTCCAGCTGTTAGTGGAGTAAATACTTATGCTTTTGAAGGCAATTTACCTTCAAATACTGAACTTTTTTGGAGAGTCGATGTAAAAAATTCCACTGGAGATATCACTGAGGGTATTATCTGGAGTTTTTCTACTGAAATGATTGTTTCAGAATATCCATTTTTAGAAGGTTTCGAAAATAATCCTGGAGGATATTCCGGAGAACCATTTCCTCCACAAGGTTGGTACAAAAATTATGGTGACTTTGATGGATGGATTCCTTATGACGATGACTCTTGGAGTTCAACCTATACAAATGCTCATACTGGACATGTAAGTGCTTATGTAAGACCTTACGGAATAAATGCATCAACCGGCAGTCCAGTTTTGATAACACCTAAATTTCAACTTCCAGCTAACTCCAGGATCTCATTTTGGTGGTGCGATAATGATTATATTCCATCACAAAATACAGGAAAAGTTTCAGGAAAGGATATTACATACTTTGAGATATCTAATAATGATGGAGCTACATGGACAGTTCTAGACAGTCTTAGTAGTGAAACACCTATGGAAGATTATGTAAAATCTACAAATCTACTTTCTGCTTATTCAAATCAACAAGTATTTTTCAGATGGAGATATGAAGTTTTAGAACAAACGGGTTCAAAATATACATTTATTGATGATATAGAAGTTGAAATGCTTGAAGGCGGAGTTGGTGAACTAGTTTTTGAAACAGATTCATTATTTTTTCCTTCAGTTTATGAAGGTATGAGTATTACCATGCCTTTAGTTGTTGAAAATGCCGGCACTGCTGATGTTTTTGTATCAGGCGCATCTGTCGAACCGCCGTTTTATTGTAATTACACAGGAACAATAAGCGTGGGTAATAGCGATACATTAAACATTACTTTCTCCCCAGAAGGTGCCGGTAATTTTATTAAAACACTTAACATCGCAAATAATGGTGTAAATAACTCTATTGATATTCCAATGATAGGATCAGCGAAAGAAAAATATGACTTTCTAAGTGAAGACTTTGAAGGCTCAACAAACCTACCAGATGATTGGAATACAATTGTTGTAAATGATTCGTCATATTCATTCCTTTCAAGAATTTTTGTTAGTCCTTATCAGGTAGACGCTCATTCTGGAACTAAAAGTATTAAAATGCTTTTTGGTGATGATCAGGATGCTGATCTAATTTTTGTAACTCCAGCTATGAAAGGTTTTGAAACTAGAACTTTAGAATTCTGGGCAAAATCTGGTATGGCTCAATCAAATCAAATTGTTGTTGGACTATTAAGTGACCTCTCTACTGAAAATTTCACACCTATCGAAACATTCACTTTGAGCGATAGTTATGAAAAAATTACATTAAATATTACAGATGGATCTGCTGGACCATACATTGGTTTCAAGTTTGTTAATAATACATTCAGTTATCCTTCAATTTTTATTGATGATGTAACATTCATGGAAACACAACCTGTACCACCTAATGCTACAACACTTGTACAGCCACTTGACGAATCAATTGATAATTTGCTTTCTAGTAATTTAGAATGGAGTGTACCTCTTGGATCACCTGAAGGATATAAAGTTTATCTTGGAACAGACAATCCTCCATCAAATATTCTAAATGGTATTGTTATTGAAGATGCATATGAAGTAGAATATTCTATGTCTGGATTGATTAACTTCGGAACTGAATATTTCTGGAGAATTGTTCCATTCAATATTCATGGTGATGCAATAAATTGTCCTATCTGGTCTTTCACTACAATGAATGAAGTGATAGTGTCAGAATATCCATGGATTGAAAATTTCGATGATGTTCCAAATACCGCATTCCCGGAAAATAAAGGATGGTGTTATGAAACATATTCTCAATTCGAATTTTTCACATGGATGGTTTTCCATAATAATGATACATATCCAAATATGGCTCACAGTGCTCCTGCATATATGAATTATCCTACTTGGCTTACTTATGCAAGTGATACTTGGTTGTTTTCACCTGCATTTGAAATGGTAGAAGGTGGAACATATAGTATTAGTTTCTGGCAGAAATGTCCTGATACTGCAGGAACAAATGCTGCTGAAAGTATTGAAGTAAAATGGGGAACATCACCTACTAGAGATGCAATGTCTAATGATGAACTTTACATTGAAACACAAATGGATAGTAGAAATTGGGAAAATGTAACTATTACTTTTAGTCCTGAACAAACTGGAAAGCATTATTTCTCATTCCATGTATTTAGCCCTGCTATGCAAGATATGTATATTATCGATGATATTCAAATTGCAGAAATTGTTGGTGTAAATGAAGTTTTACCAGAAAAATTCAGTGTTAAACAGAATTATCCAAATCCATTTAACCCTGAAACGACCATTTCTTTTGACCTTCCAACTGATGGTTTGGTGAATATTAGCATTATGAATATTAATGGTCAGCTTGTAAAAACTTTGATAAATGAAAATATGAAGGCTGGTGCTTCAAAAGCAGTTCTTTGGAATGGAACAGATAATTTCGGAAAACTAGTTTCAAGTGGTGTATATTTTTATATAACATCCTATGGAAAAGAAAAAATTGTCCGTAAGATGATATTATCGAAATAA
- a CDS encoding helix-turn-helix domain-containing protein produces MTNIDLKIKVVASAQKIGVVKTAELFGVNRKTVSKWLKNFNNNGTVGLENRSRKSQYHPNKIEEANFLEAKKLYEEGGYSFTEILNKTNLTCSLKTLIKKLRSIDNLTTRVNDNINDKLIIPYVMGNGVLIELVNRSNELTTFYHLEKSELSLWIKFFDIILKSKNKSSSIHLYNCKITNYLVRSKDITNLFSIHKVNLLINYDREKRTLKQSDLIDLKRIYEIQIINNFSKIEKEINKNYYDYFFTSNEIQKE; encoded by the coding sequence ATGACTAATATAGACCTAAAAATAAAAGTTGTAGCGTCAGCTCAAAAAATAGGAGTTGTTAAAACTGCTGAACTTTTTGGAGTAAACAGAAAGACTGTTTCAAAATGGTTGAAAAATTTTAACAATAATGGCACGGTTGGTCTTGAAAATAGATCAAGAAAGTCACAATATCACCCAAATAAGATAGAAGAAGCAAACTTTCTTGAGGCTAAAAAATTGTATGAAGAGGGTGGATATTCTTTCACCGAAATTTTAAATAAAACAAATTTAACTTGTAGTTTAAAAACACTGATAAAAAAATTGAGGTCTATTGATAATCTAACGACAAGAGTAAACGACAATATAAATGATAAACTAATTATACCTTATGTAATGGGAAATGGAGTATTGATCGAGCTAGTTAACAGGTCTAATGAATTAACAACATTTTATCATCTCGAAAAATCAGAACTTTCATTATGGATTAAATTTTTTGATATAATCTTGAAATCAAAAAATAAGTCTAGCTCTATCCATCTGTATAATTGCAAAATAACTAATTATTTAGTCCGTAGTAAAGATATTACCAATCTGTTTTCCATTCATAAGGTGAATCTACTAATCAATTATGATAGAGAAAAAAGGACTTTAAAGCAGAGTGATCTGATTGACTTGAAAAGGATTTATGAAATCCAAATCATCAATAATTTCTCAAAAATTGAAAAAGAA